A genomic segment from Campylobacter sp. MIT 12-8780 encodes:
- a CDS encoding HugZ family heme oxygenase, with translation MSVESIISHMNDHHKENLIDLCKKFGAVEKVEDISLKSVDLEGLDIVYNGGEKLRIDFPVKAKDEEALKNAIIELCKSVKSSVDYTAVKKELDEFKAGFGSICLATINAKGEVECSYAPLIQSQKGDYIYISEVAEHTSNIKNNPSNVEVLFLEDECKAASVILRKRLRYRVKTEFIERGADFDIIFDEFEKRNGSGGGIKIIREMLDFHLVKLTYQEGSFVKGFGQAYKIDTKGELMHLSGKTGVNPHRKAPHGSNPHTHNPHK, from the coding sequence ATGAGCGTTGAAAGCATTATTTCGCACATGAATGATCATCACAAAGAAAATCTTATTGATTTGTGTAAAAAATTTGGTGCTGTTGAAAAGGTAGAAGATATCAGCCTTAAAAGTGTGGATTTAGAAGGGCTTGATATAGTATATAATGGTGGTGAAAAACTTCGCATAGATTTTCCTGTTAAAGCAAAAGATGAAGAGGCTCTTAAAAATGCGATTATTGAGCTTTGCAAGAGTGTAAAATCAAGCGTTGATTATACAGCAGTGAAAAAAGAACTTGATGAGTTTAAGGCTGGTTTTGGCTCGATTTGCCTTGCAACTATCAATGCTAAGGGTGAGGTTGAGTGTTCTTATGCGCCGCTTATTCAAAGTCAAAAGGGCGATTATATCTATATCAGCGAAGTTGCTGAACATACTTCAAATATCAAAAACAATCCTAGCAATGTTGAAGTGCTTTTTTTAGAAGATGAGTGCAAGGCAGCTTCTGTAATCTTAAGAAAAAGACTTCGCTATAGAGTAAAAACTGAATTTATCGAAAGAGGCGCGGACTTTGACATCATCTTTGATGAATTTGAAAAAAGAAATGGCAGTGGCGGTGGGATAAAAATTATCCGCGAAATGCTTGATTTTCATCTTGTGAAACTCACTTATCAAGAAGGAAGCTTTGTAAAAGGCTTTGGACAAGCTTATAAGATAGACACAAAAGGCGAGCTTATGCACCTTAGCGGTAAAACAGGTGTAAATCCTCACAG